The genomic region ACAAACAgcgcacacacaaatacacatactgtgcacagaaacacacacaacgaCTGGACTTGAGAGAGGTGATATGTGCATATTGATAAACTATCGCTCAGCTCTAACAGTAAAAGAGAAATACcatgagacaggtgtgtgtgtgattcacaGCCCAGGAGGCGGGACACAATTTAAAGACTTTCTCTCAGATGATTTCTGCCCCCTGGAGAGGAAACCAGCAGCTTTGGCAAGAATTCCACAAAATACCCTTTGCTTTCACAAGAACTGAAAATATCAGTTTCAGGCTGTGATTCACTGATGTTACCGTGCTGGCTTGTTCATTGGTCCTGGAACCTCCACTCGGGCAGGGGTCAGTATATGCTTCACAgatggatcagaacaccagatgCTCCTGGATGCTTCTAACATCataataagcacacacacacacacacacactgatgacaagtacacacagacacatacactgATGACACTTGTTTATGACAAAAGTAAGTTCTCCCATCGAGGGAAGGTGCTTTCTGTTCTGGAAGATCTGATCTGTCAACCAACAGTCATAAGGTTGCTATGAACACTTATAAGGTCACTATTAACACTCATAGTGGCGCTACAGACACTCATAGCAGCACAATGAATACCCTTAacatagtgtatgtgtgtgtatgttcacaGTGCCAGAGGGAGAAGGTTGCTTCATTCCCATTAGCACATTCATTTGAACAGCATGTGAAGGGACTTAACTCTTTACTAACCAATCAAAGTCTAGCCATGGTCGTCATCAGTCCAATCACAGTCTGGTGGTGAGGAGATAGTCAAAACAAAGACAACACCAGTCAGACAGACTAAGTGTTGGGTCTCAGACATCCAGTCCCATGTtgggggtcagggtcaggggttGAAAGTCAGGGGTCATGGCAGGGCAACTTGTCTGCAGCTGGAGTCCCAGAGGCCGCGATGGAGCTGTGGGTCGTAGGTGTTTGGTGATGTCATCTCTGTGCGCCCATTGCTCCAGTAggctcctccctccccctccagagacggagacagagcaGTGTAGGGGACCGTGGACGCTCCCTGGGACGGGCTCTGGGGGCACAACACAAACTGTCAGACTGTTATACATAACGCATGCACCCAGGcacgcacacacggacacacacacacacaacgaggctgttatataaacacacacaaccaGCAGAGCTTCACTGGCATAAAGAGACAGCTAGATCTACACCCTAACAACAAAAGCCTACAGTATTTCTACAACAACATGACTTTTCAACCTATTTCTACATGAGACTGACTTCAACCTATTTCTACATGAGACTCTgatcaacagtgtgtgtgtgtgtgtgtgtgtgtgtgtgtgcgtgtgtgtgtgtgtgtgtgtgtgtgtgtgtgcgtgtgtgtgcgtgtgtgtgtgtgtgcgtgtgtgcgtgtgtgtgtgtgtgtattaatgtgatAGTGCTGAGGAGCCTGTTATCAATGGTGCATTTGTAGCTGCATGGCAGAGGCTCCCTAAAGGTCATTTACTTAGGCAACTGCCTGTAGTGATTACACTCTCTAACACCCACACAGCACAAACAGGGCTGTCTCCTTCCATGCcatcctccagacacacacagggctgtctccttccatcccatcctccagacacacacagggctgtctccttccatcccatcctccagacacacacagggctgtctccttccatctcatcctccagacacacacagggctgtctcCTTTAATCCcatcctccagacacacacagggctgtctccttccatcccatcctccagacacacacagggctgtctcCTTCCATGCcatcctccagacacacacagggctgtctccttccatcccatcctccagacacacacagggctgtctcCTTCAATCCcatcctccagacacacacagggctgtctccttccatcccatcctccagacacacacagggctgtctccttccatcccatcctccagacacacacagggctgtctccttccatcccatcctccagacacacacagggctgtctccttccatcccatcctccagacacacacagggctgtctccttccatcccatcctccagacacacacagggctgtctccttccatcccatcctccagacacacacagggctgtctccttccatcccatcctccagacacacacagggctgtctccttccatcccatcctccagacacacacagggctgtctccttccatcccatcctccagacacacacagggctgtctccttccatcccatcctccagacacacacagggctgtctccttccatcccatcctccagacacacacagggctgtctccttccatcccatcctccagacacacacagggctgtctcCTTTAATCAcatcctccagacacacacaggactgtctCCTTCAATCCcatcctccagacacacacagggctgtctcCTTCAATCCcatcctccagacacacacaggactgtctCCTTCAATCCcatcctccagacacacacaggactgtctCCTTCAATCCcatcctccagacacacacagggctgtctcCTTCAATCAcatcctccagacacacacaggactgtctCCTTCAATCCcatcctccagacacacacagggctgtctcCTTCAATCCcatcctccagacacacacagggctgtctcCTTTAATCAcatcctccagacacacacaggactgtctCCTTCAATCCcatcctccagacacacacaggactgtctCCTTCAATCCcatcctccagacacacacagggctgtctcCTTCAATCCcatcctccagacacacacaggactgtctCCTTCAATCCcatcctccagacacacacagggctgtctccttccatcccatcctccagacacacacaggactgtctccttccatcccatcctccagacacacacagggctgtctccttccatcccatcctccagacacacacagggctgtctccttccatcccatcctccagacacacacagggctgtctccttccatcccatcctccagacacacacagggctgtctccttccatcccatcctccagacacacacagggctgtctccttccatcccatcctccagacacacacagggctgtctccttccatcccatcctccagacacacacagggctgtctccttccatcccatcctccagacacacacagggctgtctccttccatcccatcctccagacacacacagggctgtctcCTTCCATCACATCCTGCAGACATTAACAGGGCCTCCAGGCCAATGCTTTAAGATATGAAACACAATCTAAAATAACCCCAATGAAATTGACTATTTAGTTAACAAGCAAATGTTTTAACATTTCATTTtgtgtttgtgtctttgtgtctgtgtgtgtgtgggtgtgtctatgtgtgcatgcgtgtgtgtctgtatgtgttggtagagcatggcgcttgcaacaccagggttgtgggttcgattccaataggggaccagtacgaaaaagtaccaaaatgtatgcactcacaactgtaagtcactctggataagagcgtctgctaaatgcctCAACTGTAAAAGACAGAGTCATGGGACATTGATTCATGCATATCTTATGGAGATTCTGAACATTCTCATCTTTCTTAAACTTGGCAAGttttccctcttcatctctctttcttcacttctctctctttctctctctctgcctaaaAATACACTCTGAAGTCAGTACGGTACTGAAATGCCACATTTTAAGATACTTATTCTGTAATTAACTTCTTGAATAAATCGTTCCGATTTATTCTGAAAACTTTGACAGTAGTCAGATACAGGAAATTCAATGGTAGCCATATAACTATATGCACAGTGATGACTTTTAACAATTCCACACAAcagtttacaaaaacacatttacatgaAGAACAGTGCATATGCAAAGTTTGGTCACAGAATGATGGCACAAACACCACAAACAGTCATTATGTTACCAAAcgttgcatctgcactgttcagTAAATGTGCATTTGCACAGTAAAATgttcagtggaaattgttaaaaggagtccttgtgcatagagttgtaggtttgtttaactttacaatcattggtttttgtttggcataaatgtataaagtgaaaaatctgagtctcagcatcattctgttactgtgTAATTGACAATACTCGattagcactgtgtgtgtgtgtgtgtgtgtgtgtgtgtgtgtgtgtgtgtgtgtgtgtgtgtgtgtgtgtgtgtgtgtgtgtgtgtgtgtgtgtgtgtgtgtgtgtgtgtgtgtgtgtgtaccctaaaGAGCAGGCGTGCGATGGCTGTCTGTGCGAGGCGGGCGGTGGGGAAGAGGTGGCAGTAGAGTGAAGTGTCGACCATCCCAGGGTCCACTGGAAACCCTCCTCTATCCAGCCTCTGTTGCAGGTGGGAGGAAAATAACAGTAGTGCCAGCTTACTCTGGGAGCACGCCGCTTGGCCCGAATAACACTGCCtgaagactgagagagaggggggagaaagaagtCGAAAAAAGGTCTGGAGCGGGAGGAAATtaggagaggagggtgtgtgtgtatgtgatgcgtgggttgactcataacccgtAGTCCCCACGGTTATATCCGCTGGGCGTGtgggtttagggtcatgaaatattATGTGGATGAAGGGTGGCTGGATTGAATACAGAGAAAACACTACCTTAAAAATTCTATAAATATATAATTATTGTGCAATTTAAATCTATAGGTTTTTCTATCATTATTTTAGGCTATCTGGTATTAGTGCATAAGCCTAAGCTTTAGGGCCTAACTGTACGCACGCCAAATAGCCTACACACCAATCGCCAAATGCATTTGGAAAAGGGTAGAAAAAGTTATTGTCAATCCACAAGAAACAAGAAGGACAATGTCAGAGTTTAATTCAGAAAGAGATTCGCTGCAAAATGGAAGATCAAGAGACGGGAGGGCCGGAAGAGTcatgtttgggaaagatttggtgaagtggtaaaGAGGGTGACACCAGGCTATGTTATGGTGATGATTGTGATGATTTCTTCCCGGTCCCTAAATGTCTTTGCGCCCCGAAAGAAGCAGAGATGACAGAAAACTTTTTCAACTCGATTGAAGCATTCATTGTATCGATTTATTACATTCTGGTGACCAAGCATTTATTTAGTCTTCTCGGGCAACATAATGAGTGaggagaagctgcatgtatctaattatagacggggcggcaggtagcctagtggttagagcgttggactagtaaccgaaaggttgccagattgaatccctgagctgacaaggtaaaaatctgtagttttgcccctgaacaaggcagttaacctactctTCCaaaccgtcattgaaaataagaatttgttgttaattgacttgcctagttaaataaaggttaaacaaataaataaataaataaatagactaTAGATTTCGGTAGACTATTAACAAATAGCCTACCgaaatgtcagaaattataagcagaaacatatctaCAATCAGGCAGAAAGATTGTCCCAAAAAAATGTTATGCCTGCAGCtcatgttctatattagtgggttagggacGGGTGCGTGCCTCAGATGTTCACTTTATCACATATACTCGGGCAGTTGCGGATGGGTAATTAGTAATTgcgggcaggtgcaggtgaaCAAACATCTCACCAGTGCcccactagtgtgtgtgtgtgtgtacctgtttagCAGGCTGTCTAGTTGTATCTCTCCAGCACCATGAGCGGACAAGGAGAGGGTGACAACACGTGAGCAGGAACCACGTTTCCCAGAATGCTTTAATGTGTCTAACAGCAGCAAGGTCAACAGGAAGTGACCTAGGTAGTTGACCCCAAAGTGAACCTCCAAGCCCTCATCTGTACGACCCTCAGGGACCAACATGACCGCCGCTACACGTGTGCACAAACACAAATAGTTAAGACACAGTTCATTTAAGAATGTAAGTCTCATATCAAGCGTATAGGTCGGCAGATTGATTGGTTGATAGTGTGTCACTCACCATTGTTGACTAAGATGGGCAGCGGTAGGCCTCGTCTCTTGATACTCTGGACAAATTGCCTGACTGACTGCAAAGATGCCAGATTCAACTGATCAAACTCCActgaaaacacaaaacacacacacacaccattaattTAAATACAATACACAGTACAGAtataagatcttaatttgattaccctgttgcaggagaactttcctgcaataaagaacattttaaatgtgtagtttaggtttaaaaaggcttctgaagtttgtaatttccacttagaaatttcagacttggttttcccttacaaaaaatgtatcaacactTTAAAAAAATCACTATTAATTATAATCCATTTAATAATTCCCATTacttgttgctgcaggattaatctcctgctgtagcaaactggctcaaattaagatcctacatctgt from Oncorhynchus masou masou isolate Uvic2021 chromosome 29, UVic_Omas_1.1, whole genome shotgun sequence harbors:
- the LOC135519526 gene encoding dehydrogenase/reductase SDR family member on chromosome X-like, translated to MMKEGDEEEKRQANGFLDCYLPALRLYLLGLRVLINQLICRPFTLPELALQHGKVAIVTGGTRGIGYETSRHMARLGAHIIIAGQNELKGVSVVKSICEENREAKVEFDQLNLASLQSVRQFVQSIKRRGLPLPILVNNAAVMLVPEGRTDEGLEVHFGVNYLGHFLLTLLLLDTLKHSGKRGSCSRVVTLSLSAHGAGEIQLDSLLNRQCYSGQAACSQSKLALLLFSSHLQQRLDRGGFPVDPGMVDTSLYCHLFPTARLAQTAIARLLFRSPSQGASTVPYTALSPSLEGEGGAYWSNGRTEMTSPNTYDPQLHRGLWDSSCRQVALP